The following coding sequences are from one Osmia bicornis bicornis chromosome 2, iOsmBic2.1, whole genome shotgun sequence window:
- the LOC114875483 gene encoding ubiquitin-like protein 7 isoform X2 — protein MTLEFYGIKSGAMVHVLRKRESEMMSLPKYISEDSILQLASTFKSFKENPKLRSALNHLGERPEVINNIISSSPGLHEDTVAIAILQDPDLMAYFTDVDTVRRFAEAHPVLVEAAQNIAAAVHAEVHNNTTAGTNSSLSTLQPTAYLYSLDNLSDDEEMAGDSSQSSDSTQPSNISNNPSNSAITVAQLAAAVSRARARSFPLSNSPSSTSAGSTNSGVITTEMFTQAMQQASAATPGLINDTTLPPILPPVLPQFTDLQRQLAQMHELGLQDDTVNIQALHFTNGDVQAAIELVFNGFSNN, from the exons ATGACCTTAGAATTTTATGGTATAAAAAGTGGTGCAATGGTACATGTGTTGAGAAAAAGAGAATCAGAGATGATGTCATTACCAAAATACATATCTGAAGACAGTATTTTACAGCTTGCATCTACATTTAAATCATTTAAAGAAAATCCCAAACTTAGGAGTgctttaaat cATTTGGGTGAAAGACCGGAggttataaataatataatttcatctTCTCCTGGATTACATGAAGACACTGTAGCAATTGCAATCTTGCAGGATCCTGATTTAATGGCATATTTTACAGATGTAGATACTGTTCGAAG ATTTGCAGAAGCACATCCAGTTCTAGTAGAGGCAGCTCAAAATATAGCTGCTGCAGTTCATGCTGAAGTACATAATAATACAACTGCTGGCACTAACTCTTCACTGTCTACCTTGCAGCCAACTGCTTATTTATATAGTTTAGACAATTTGAGTGATGATGAAGAAATGGCTGGTGATTCATCTCAATCTTCAGATTCTACTCAGCCCTCAAATATATCTAATAATCCATCAAACTCTGCAATTACTGTTGCACAACTTGCTGCAGCAGTTTCCAGAGCAAGAGCCAGGAGCTTTCCTCTTTCCAATTCTCCCTCATCTACTTCAGCTGGTAGTACAAATTCTGGAGTAATAACTACAGAGATGTTTACACAAGCTATGCAACAAGCATCTGCAGCAACTCCGGGTTTAATAAATGACACAACGCTACCACCAATTTTACCACCCGTTTTGCCGCAATTCACAGATTTGCAGCGACAGTTAGCGCAGATGCATGAACTAGGATTACAAGATGACACAGTAAACATTCAGGCATTGCATTTCACAAACGGTGATGTTCAGGCAGCGATTGAACTTGTGTTCAATGGTTTTAGtaacaattaa
- the LOC114875483 gene encoding ubiquitin-like protein 7 isoform X1, whose protein sequence is MTSELILGIRLEPQTLTTIKLNDINFKIKVGELKYETAKKVNLAKELFELIYCGSVLEDDMTLEFYGIKSGAMVHVLRKRESEMMSLPKYISEDSILQLASTFKSFKENPKLRSALNHLGERPEVINNIISSSPGLHEDTVAIAILQDPDLMAYFTDVDTVRRFAEAHPVLVEAAQNIAAAVHAEVHNNTTAGTNSSLSTLQPTAYLYSLDNLSDDEEMAGDSSQSSDSTQPSNISNNPSNSAITVAQLAAAVSRARARSFPLSNSPSSTSAGSTNSGVITTEMFTQAMQQASAATPGLINDTTLPPILPPVLPQFTDLQRQLAQMHELGLQDDTVNIQALHFTNGDVQAAIELVFNGFSNN, encoded by the exons ATGACttcagaattaattttagGTATACGTCTAGAACCTCAGACATTAActacaattaaattaaatgatattaattttaaaataaaggTTGGAGAACTGAAATACGAGACAGCTAAAAAAGTTAACCTAGCGAAGGAATTATTTG AACTTATTTATTGCGGCTCTGTGCTGGAGGATGATATGACCTTAGAATTTTATGGTATAAAAAGTGGTGCAATGGTACATGTGTTGAGAAAAAGAGAATCAGAGATGATGTCATTACCAAAATACATATCTGAAGACAGTATTTTACAGCTTGCATCTACATTTAAATCATTTAAAGAAAATCCCAAACTTAGGAGTgctttaaat cATTTGGGTGAAAGACCGGAggttataaataatataatttcatctTCTCCTGGATTACATGAAGACACTGTAGCAATTGCAATCTTGCAGGATCCTGATTTAATGGCATATTTTACAGATGTAGATACTGTTCGAAG ATTTGCAGAAGCACATCCAGTTCTAGTAGAGGCAGCTCAAAATATAGCTGCTGCAGTTCATGCTGAAGTACATAATAATACAACTGCTGGCACTAACTCTTCACTGTCTACCTTGCAGCCAACTGCTTATTTATATAGTTTAGACAATTTGAGTGATGATGAAGAAATGGCTGGTGATTCATCTCAATCTTCAGATTCTACTCAGCCCTCAAATATATCTAATAATCCATCAAACTCTGCAATTACTGTTGCACAACTTGCTGCAGCAGTTTCCAGAGCAAGAGCCAGGAGCTTTCCTCTTTCCAATTCTCCCTCATCTACTTCAGCTGGTAGTACAAATTCTGGAGTAATAACTACAGAGATGTTTACACAAGCTATGCAACAAGCATCTGCAGCAACTCCGGGTTTAATAAATGACACAACGCTACCACCAATTTTACCACCCGTTTTGCCGCAATTCACAGATTTGCAGCGACAGTTAGCGCAGATGCATGAACTAGGATTACAAGATGACACAGTAAACATTCAGGCATTGCATTTCACAAACGGTGATGTTCAGGCAGCGATTGAACTTGTGTTCAATGGTTTTAGtaacaattaa
- the LOC114875524 gene encoding uncharacterized protein LOC114875524 has protein sequence MQDICENIRTAIEHGRTDIIRSLLDACENGNSAEGITKEKILNQPLLEEGTFLSYASKANQPDIVRTLLSCGANPAIQNSNGCNAVDVASSDAIRRTYIEELLRATAASEIDRVIQLLDAGLNVNSWDSHGSKNTPLHWAACYGNKDIVTYLIERGADVNAINGCGATPLHDAVDRGDVAVCQELLQAGANPLVRATKGTFAGKTPYDLSRGKQSLHCFLQRFLPNFVSNESEAVHSPTTTFAEGNFCQKSISSNMSQLSIDSGKSLDPVYEVPIRESGKDSPTKSTEKDGIYSLLWPQPKTVVELKNVSAPFIAGKELFISIIQGTESVHKILDVWEISRTHLLELGYDVKIGEVHPSSGKLLNENRIECIVNKKLFNKPEGYQLHISQNTIKVGAGSLAGLHYAVCTFVQILRLSKIYNRSEACEIEPIFIKDEPRFTHRGILLDISPRGRIPTLEYLLHMIDLWSSFKISYLHLYSRLTPNCDWQLCYSKSEMVTLDRYCRDRHLDLVPTLDVDSNVGQHHLSQMWPIFQELLAVFPSLSYVHVGPRLANLLVQADNFDLNLSVNETIETDMSEVFKSYSCLQELWHILNLCPSTTLLLCSNGLHSKVEFHNIPNNIILVEYGFQADYDFSEWTEAFKIAGGNILPSSGTASYNSLAGCPPSTYANTKNAIKTSLEQDSVGIVVAHWSGSHHLTPHPFAWIGYLIAAGLAWNPISEIDMGVDDNYDMPEAFGSRQKCITKLLDIHVFQDSEYKIGNAILELGRLDTLVLTLSKNQTVKDLQQIPDNRGSTLYRLLTDPDNVNLEYLSADLFAKVTKQVKRISHSLYEANLSSKFGSMEIQELQLTADIMLTACKIGRTLIGVGVNPNSNMGLAVINLGICNLPPTFRTDVANKMLAHIEQYKGSWLQRHLPQGLQSSLLVLTSALHRFVPET, from the exons ATGCAAGACATTTGCGAAAATATTCGTACAGCTATTGAACATGGACGTACAGATATAATTAGATCCCTTTTAGATGCCT GTGAAAATGGTAATTCAGCTGAAGGTATAACGAAAGAAAAGATTCTAAATCAACCACTTTTAGAAGAAGGTACCTTTCTTTCATATGCTTCAAAg gCAAATCAACCAGATATTGTAAGGACATTGTTAAGCTGTGGTGCTAATCCAGCTATTCAGAATAGTAATGGATGTAATGCTGTAGATGTTGCATCAAGTGATGCAATACGCCGCACTTATATTGAAGAATTATTAAGGGCAACTGCTGCATCTGA gaTAGACAGGGTGATACAACTATTAGATGCAGGACTAAATGTAAATTCATGGGATTCCCATGGTAGTAAAAATACACCGTTACATTGGGCAGCCTGTTATGGGAACAAAGATATTGTCACATATTTAATtg aaAGAGGTGCAGATGTAAATGCTATAAATGGATGTGGTGCTACACCATTACACGATGCAGTAGATCGTGGTGATGTTGCTGTTTGTCAGGAATTGCTACAAGCAGGTGCAAATCCTCTTGTACGAGCAACTAAAGG AACTTTTGCAGGGAAAACTCCATATGATCTTTCTAGAGGAAAGCAATCTTTGCACTGTTTCCTTCAAAGATTTTTACCAAATTTCGTATCGAATGAGAGTGAAGCGGTACATAGTCCGACTACAACATTTGCAGAAGGAAATTTTTGCCAAAAAAGTATTTCAAGTAACATGAGTCAGCTTTCTATAGATTCTGGTAAATCATTAGATCCGGTGTATGAGGTACCTATACGAGAATCGGGCAAAGATAGTCCAACTAAGAGTACAGAAAAAGATGGAATTTATAGTTTACTGTGGCCGCAGCCGAAAACGGTTGTTGAATTGAAAAACGTCTCTGCACCCTTTATTGCCGGGAAAGAACTATTTATATCTATAATACAG GGTACCGAATCCGTTCACAAAATACTAGACGTTTGGGAAATTAGCAGAACTCATTTACTAGAGTTGGGTTACGATGTAAAAATCGGTGAAGTGCATCCCAGTTCGGGAAAATTACTTAATGAGAACAGAATTGAATGcatagtaaataaaaaattattcaataaacCTGAAGGATATCAGTTACATATTTCACAAAATACTATTAAAGTTGGAGCCGGAAGTTTAGCTGGGCTACATTATGCAGTTTGTACTTTTGTACAAATTTTGCGATTAAGCAAAATTTATAATCGATCGGAAGCATGTGAAATCGAaccaatttttataaaagatGAGCCAAGATTTACTCACCGTGGAATATTGTTAGATATTTCACCCAGAGGGcgtatacctacattagaatATTTGCTACATATGATTGATTTATGGTCGTCTTTCAAAATATCGTATTTACATCTGTACTCGAGACTTACTCCAAATTGCGATTGGCAACTTTGTTATTCAAAGTCAGAAATGGTTACTCTTGACCGTTATTGCAg AGATCGACATTTAGACTTGGTTCCAACTTTAGATGTTGATTCTAATGTAGGACAACATCATTTATCACAAATGTGGCCTATATTTCAAGAACTATTGGCAGTATTCCCAAGTTTAAGTTACGTTCACGTTGGACCCAGATTAGCCAATTTACTTGTTCAGGCGGATAATTTTGATTTGAATTTGTCCGTAAATGAAACCATAGAAACAGATATGTCGGAAGTATTTAAATCATACTCCTGCCTTCAAGAATTATGGCATATCTTAAATTTGTGTCCGAGTACAACCTTATTGTTATGTTCCAATGGATTACATTCCAAAGTAGAATTTCATAATATACCCAATAACATTATTCTTGTTGAATATGGATTTCAG GCAGATTATGATTTTTCCGAGTGGACGGAAGCATTTAAAATAGCAGGTGGTAATATCTTACCGAGTTCTGGAACAGCGAGTTATAACAGTTTAGCCGGATGTCCGCCATCAACTTATGcaaatacaaaaaatgctATAAAAACTTCCCTCGAACAGGATTCAGTAGGTATAGTTGTAGCACATTGGTCTGGAAGTCATCATCTTACTCCTCATCCTTTTGCTTGGATTGGATATTTAATTGCAGCTGGATTGGCATGGAATCCAATTAGTGAAATAGATATGGGGGTAGATGATAATTACGATATGCCAGAGGCATTTGGATCAAG GCAAAAATGTATTACAAAATTACTTGATATTCATGTTTTCCAAGATTCAGAATATAAAATCGGTAACGCCATATTAGAGTTGGGTCGTTTAGATACTTTAGTACTTACCTTGAGTAAGAATCAAACAGTAAAAGATTTACAACAAATTCCTGATAATCGCGGATCAACGTTGTATAGATTACTAACAGATCCGGATAATGTGAATTTAGAATATCTTTCAGCCGATTTGTTTGCG AAAGTGACGAAACAAGTCAAACGTATTTCGCATTCGTTATACGAAGCTAATTTATCATCGAAATTTGGATCAATGGAAATACAAGAACTTCAATTGACTGCCGATATAATGTTGACGGCTTGCAAAATCGGCAGAACATTGATCGGTGTCGGTGTTAATCCTAATAGCAATATGGGTCTTGCAGTAATCAATTTAGGAATATGTAATCTACCACCTACATTTAGAACTGACGTAGCAAATAAGATGTTAGCACACATAGAACAGTATAAAGGTTCGTGGTTACAAAGGCATTTACCTCAGGGCCTTCAAAGCTCTTTACTAGTCCTTACTAGTGCTTTGCACAGGTTTGTGCCAGAAACATAA
- the LOC114875525 gene encoding protein FAM177A1, whose protein sequence is MDAENDKPSDLSHVVLKEISNNEAHDRKSLKQPKRILHFSDGDMEEYSEDDPDSSEENKITQIDPHTLNWLPWTWYQTTWVGGKILTGCDYVGEWLANFFGITSPKYEFEINEFHRLQALENEMLHKQDLEMGGWNAQNQNNLINDNNVQ, encoded by the exons ATGGATGCAGAAAATGATAAGCCCTCTGATTTATCTCATGTtgttttgaaagaaatttctaataatGAAGCGCAT GATCGTAAGTCATTAAAGCAACcgaaacgtatattacatttttcggACGGGGATATGGAAGAATATTCTGAAGATGACCCGGATTCTTCAGAAGAGAATAAAATAACTCAGATCGACCCA CACACCCTTAACTGGTTACCTTGGACTTGGTATCAAACAACATGGGTTGGTGGCAAGATATTGACTGGTTGTGATTATGTAGGTGAATGGTTGGCAAATTTTTTTGGTATTACATCTCCAAaatatgaatttgaaattaatgaattccATAGACTTCAGGctcttgaaaatgaaatgttaCATAAACAGGATTTAGAAATGGGTGGATGGAATGCTCAGAACCAAAATAAtcttataaatgataataatgtgCAATAA